caaacaaaatatataaaatataaaaaagatcttatatattaaatttattatgatataaatattttccttaaaaaaatcttatatataatcatatttcTCTTAATAAATTCTCCTAAAAACATTCAATACGTATCGCCAGtcttcttaattaattattaagaaaaaaaaaaagtaagatgCTTCCCTTACTCTCTCTGTGTTTTTTcagagaaaagaaaataaaaattcaaaaaagagaaaagataaAAAGTGAGATGGATGAATTACCTGAAGATATAATTGTTATCATCTTCTCAAATTTAGATGTGAAAACTCTTCTATGTTTAAGGTTCACATGTAGACAATGGCATCAAATAATCAGTGGAAGCTGTTTTGGGAGACAACTTGCAGAGAAGCAAAACTTGAAGAAAGGTGTAGTCCAACAACCCATGCTCTTAATTTTCTGTCATAATCATAACCCTTCTtcttctgatgatgatgatgatcatcatatcctcaaccctaaccctaaccctaatAATAAGGATGAAAGGGTTTTGGAGATTGATTTGAACCTATTTCCATGGCCTAATTGGCATTCGAACAATAACAAGGACCCATTATTGTTTCAGTGTTGTGCTAATGGTATATTTTGCTTCACTAGAAAATCATCTTGTATTAAACCCTATTTGGTTAACCCTTtgagaaaagaggttttggaaTTACCACCTTTAAATAGAGAATCTTTTGCGGGATTGAGATTCCGTTATTTTTACGGATTAGGGTTTGATAAATTAAAGAGAACGTACAAAATTACATGTGCTGTTATCGATTTATGTGAGAGTAATTTTGGAGAATATTCGATTATCATTACTTTTTACACATTGAAAGATTCAGATTGGATTCAACTCATCACAAAATTATCATTACAACCTCATCGATATGTTCCAATGGGATATCCTACTTGGATTGATGATGAAGGAGTTTTTTATTGGCTTTGTTTTGATCCTAATACTAATTCTActcataataataattgttataTGGTGATGGCCTCACATATTGAGAAAGAGGAATTTAGGTGGATTTCATTACCTTTAAAAGCTAACTGTGATTATTTTTTTGGTGTTAATATTAAGTTGGTTGATCTCAATTATGGAGTTTTGAGTTTGGTACATTATACGTCTTCAAATAACATTAAGATATGGAATTTGATCAAAGATGATGAGGAAGAAATTTGGGTTCAAAAGtacaaaatcaaaattaggacAACACTTATACAAGATTCTTGGCCTTATATGCCTAATTACCATAACCCTAAGCATTCATATGTACATATGAAGTCATGGGATTCGTACTCTCATCATCCCTATGAAGTTATAGGGCCATGGGAGAATGATGAAGTGTTAATAAGATATTTAACAGGGACTTTCATGGCTTATAATCTAAAGACTAAAACATTTAAAATGCTCAATCTTCCACCAATTGATTCAAATTGCTTTGCCTATAGCTACTTCCCAAACTTGGTTTCTGTCTCTTGGATTCAAGATCAACAATTATTGGGAATATAGATCAATGCTTCTTTATTACTTAGTTCTATTATtttacattaattaattttatagctttcatgctttttatttttatttctttgtgGATATGTATAGAAGAAAAAATAGTAAAGAATGTTTAGTTTATCTCACACTAGGGAACGATACCCGACAACAATTGTAaattggtatagttttgtaacaaattttatatattttttaacatatttttcaatttttatttaaaaaatatatattatactacTTGAAACTATaatccttattattattattattattattattattattattatttaaagtgCTACAACTTATTATAAGGATTTaacttttatgtatttttaattttttttcttaatgataaaacttataaaataaagggattatttcaaaaatacacaaaaataacaaaaaaattacaaaaatacagttttatTGCCTCTCCTCTCTTCCGCTTCCAATTCATGGACCTTTAAGCCTCTATTTGGCGCTTCTTCACCAATGCATCATTCTCTGGGTGTTAACTCCATTATTTCTTCTCGATTCCCTATGTCGGTGAGTTTGGCATTTGATATCTGTTTCAATTTGTATGCATTTTCTCTTTCCGTTTGGTTGCTGAGAATATGCGTCATGAAAACTAGGATCCTCTTTTTCTTTCACAGAAGTAAATTAGGGGTTGTGTGTTGATTGAGCAGTAACTAACTGAAATTGTGTTTCTTTTCGTGTTTGTTAAGATGGTTCAACTGCGGCACGTCGTTTCTAAGAGGGATAGATGGAAGAGGAGGAAACCGATGACACCAATCACTTCCAAGCTCAAGAAAATCAAAATGAAACCATTCTCGTAGGTTTATACTCTGATTGATAATCTTAAACCCTGTAAACTTAAGGTTTATTAAGTTTCCTAGAATAATTGGTTTAGATGTCAACCAGGTCTTACAAATCAAGGTTTAGGACTATGAATGATGGGAATATCCGACGGTGGAGGGAGGGAAAACGACACAATGCGCATTTGAAGGTGTGCTTTCTTATCCTAGAATAATTACTGATGCATGATATAAGCAAAAATATAATCTTGAAGGGAACATACATTGGGCGCTTTGTTTGTGGATGTTGGATTCATATGATTGATAATAATTTTCCTGACTTTAAAAGAATATAAGTTGTTAGTGATTGGATGATATTTGTTTGCATTGTAGTGTAGTTTATATAATCTCTTATGTGTGGTGGGTTCTTTTTAGTGAAATTTGTTCTTCTGAGTTTGTTCATGCTAAGTAGAACGAATGAGAAAATTAAATaaggtattatatatattatgtagaaGATCTCTGTTATGAGATTTCATTATTTCAGTTGTTCACCATTTTCTGCTATCTTAATATTGCTAGAAAGCATTAAGAAATCTGCTCTTTTAGTGTTATGTTGAACATTTGATGAGGAGCTTTCATGAGAAATTTCTATTTGCATttgagctctctctctctctctctctctctctctctctctctctctctctctctctctctctctctctctctctctctctctctctctctaatgaataataaatttattgaaaagtgatattgacttgccCTACATTATGTagctatataataaaattcttggtttatgagaaattattgggtgactttttttaaagaaaaaaaaaatttcaatgtAGGGATGCAGCTCATCAGGTAACTAGGGCTCTCACAGAATACCAATGTTAGACCCATCGCCAACAAGTCGACGCACACCTGCCCGAACTAACTCCTTGGCCTCaaaaacacttctccaaatataGCTTGAATTACTACCCAACGAAGCTGTAAGAAAAGAGCCAGTAGAGAAGTACCTTGCCTTGAAAATTTTCCCCATCAAGCTATCCTCACATGTCAATAATCTCCACCCTTGCTTAGCAAAAAGAGCCAAAATAAAATCTCTTCAAGCTCTCGTGGATGCTTAGCAAGGAGAGCCAAATTGTAATTAtgcgtttcaaaaaaaaaaaaaaaaacccatgtTATGTGTTTCTTTACAAGTAAACATCCAGGATGAGATTAATTGTGCAGGATAGTTTGTCTAGGATTTGCTTACTATATCTAAGGAGTGGTTATGAAAGATAGGGGTCATGATTTCGCTAATGCTTTTAATCGTCTTGGTAatgttgagatattttctattTCCATATAGATCGGAAAGGTAGGCATTAATGTATTCCaactttgttttattatttgaaatattttaagaACAACATGAACTTTGTGTTACCATTTTTCCACAAATATTATtgacttttcttaattttattttgtgtatgttttatttttcgaacattaatttttggtttatttttggattaacttaagaacaaaTTACAGTTAGATTATCAAGATTTCTTAAAcatttatatattgtattattaattgaatatacatattaataatatcaaacaataattaataatattttttctttaattatttattgtattatttttaaataaagcaAAACACATCTAGCataaaacttaatatatatatatatgtgtttcgCACGTAACAttctactagtatatatatataaatatatatatatttatatttaaattgtataaaaataaagatatattAAATAATGATGTATGagattataatatatatcttGAAACTATCGTAGTATCATGAGGTTTCTAACACtacaaaattttttacttttagttacaataaaacttgtgactaaaagtgaaaaaattgtaactaattataaatcattattcctatatgttgtgattaaaaagtccgtggctaaaggtattagttacaaatattacaatttttttgactaaatgtatttttagtcacaatacttgttgtgactaaaactaaattagtgacgacttgtatctaaatacttgttttagtcacaagtaacattttgttgtgactaatttatcatatttagtcacaaaaaataatgttgtgactaaaaaattggtcaccaaaaataacaatttttttgtagtgtaaaaatgatatagaatagatatataaaataaaatattatatatttgaataTATGATATAGACATTGTTGAGGTGTGTTAAGATCAGTGTCACCGTGGAGTTTGTTTTAAGGTGCATGGAGAAATATTAAAAGGTATCGGGCACTATTACATTGTTATTAGTAAAATCTAGTATGGTGTCTcacataatttaattaatgaataattttAGGGCAGCTGTAATACGTGGGTAGAGTGTTaggatttttacaaaaatattagattttgagcaaaaatttataattttactgccAAATAGAATTTTTACAAACATactgtctttttataaaacaacataaaacaacagtaaaaaaaaacagaataattaaaaataacagtagaacaattaaaaaataatcatagAACATCAGTAAAAATTTAACACGATACAAACAGGAGCAGAGGCAGAAAAAAATACCAAGGGGGCCAACTAATATACCAAGGGAAATTAGTCATGTTGATATTTTCatacaattataaaataaagttttaatttaaaattatgttagaTAATTAGAcaaaacaaaatacttacaaaaaCCATACACTCAATGAGTGATAATAATATATCCtaataaaaatatctttttttagtacatcataaaaatattttataatcttaatttttgaGTACCAAAGACACAAACTCTAATATACATAGGAATATATATTATCGTGGAATTGCTGGGGTATTCGTAGAACCCCGGCGACTCAAGCTCTCCAAGCTTGGGTTAGGATACACAAGCCGAAATGCGTGTTCTTAATGGAGACAAAGGTGAATGAAGAAGAGGGCAAATCAATAGAGAAGCTTATTGGTTTTTTGCACTCGATGTCAATCCCTGCTGTTGGAACTGCTGGCGGCTTCATGCTGTTATGGAACCAAGACATTAAACTTAAGGTTAGTGACTCCTCAAATGGAATATTTTCGGCCATAATCTTTGATCCTTTAAATGGCCTTAAGTGGATGTTATACACTGTATACGGTAGGCCTTACGAGGccaaaaaaaaagtgtaaaaaAGTGTTTTGGGACAACCTCACGGATAAAATCAACCTATGTCATCTGTCGTGGCTCTTGGTTGGTGATCTCAACCTCATCGCTCACACATGGGAGAAGAGGGGGGGAAGAAATGTTCGCTATTAAGACACTCTCACCCTTCAAAATTTCATGTTGAATTCGGGCATCGTCGATCTTGGCTTCAAGGGCTGCCAATTCACTTGGCAAAACAATCGATTCAACGGGGATATCACCAGGGAGAGATTAGACAGAGCTTCAGCTTCAAGAGACTGGTTAACTTCTTATCCAAATACTTCGATCACCAACTCCCCCCATCATGGTTTCTGACCATGGTTACATCTTGGTAGATACCAGTGACAGAACTAGTTTGGGCTATAAACCTTTTCGATCTTCGAAGCTTGGACCAGAGAACCGTCTTGTTTGACAACCATTGAGAAAGCTTGGGGCACTTGTGACCCTCTTGGGAAGAAACTCTCTGCAAAACTCATTGATACCCGACGAGCTCTGCAGAAATGGAGAAAAGATGTTTTCGGCGACTGTGAAAAATAGATCAAGGAAGCGGAATCCCGCTTGGCCTGGATCCGAAATCAGCCAATCTCCTTGGCCTTATCTGCTGAAGAAGAAACAATTCAGCGCCTCATTAGGGAGCTGTGGCTCCCTAAGGAAAGTATATGGCGGCAGAAGTCAAGAGAAATGTGGCTCAAACTTGGTGATCATAACTCTAAATTTTTCCACGCATCGACAATTATAAGGAGACGAAGAAACAAAATTGTGACCATCAAAGATAACAACGATAATTGGGTTCGTAATGAAAAGAGGATTGGCCAAATTTTTAATGAATTCTTCAGCAATTTATTCGAGTCCTGCAACCCGATCATTGGGGAGGAATTTGATCTCCTTTTCAACCCTATGATCTCTCGAGAGGATAATGATATGATCAAGAAAGTCCCCCTGCTTGATGAGATCACTTCTACGATTGCATCCATGCACCCCTTAAAGGCCCCAGGCCCTGATGGTATGCCGGGGTGCTTCTACAGGAAGTACTGGAACGTGGTTGGTAGTGTGGTTTCTTCCATGCTTCAATCTTTCTTCTCGAATGGTTGCTTAGacagccaaatcaattacacTTACATTTGTTTGATCCCTAAAGAAGAGAACGCATGCATGGTGGATAAGTTTAGGCCAATTAGTCTTTGCAACTTCGCCTACaagatcatttcaaaaataatcgCCACTAGGCTCAGATGTGTCATTGACAAGTTGATCTCTCCCCTCCAATCCTCTTTCGTCCCTGGAAGATGGATTGCGGAATCATCAATCTTAACTCAAGAGTTGGTTCACACGATTAACACAAAGAAAGGCAAAGGTGGACTAATGACTATTAAACTTGATATGTATAAGGCGTTTGATAGAATGGAATGGAGCTTCCTTGAGAAAGTTCTACGGTGCAATGGTTTCGACAGTCAAGTTAGCGGGTTAATTATGAAATGTGTCTCCACGGTCTCTTACTCGGTTCTCCTAAATGGGGTCCCTCAAAAGAAGCTCTTTCCAAAGCGTGGCCTACGCCAAGGGGACCCCCTTTCCCCCTTCCTCTTCCTTTTATGCCATgaggttttgtccaagctccTCCTCCGGCAACAAGGTTTGAAGAATCTCCAAGGTATCACAATCTCAAGATCCGCTCCGGCCATTAGTCATCTCATGTTTGCCGATGACACAATCCTTTTTGCCCGTGCAAACAAGCAGAATGTGGATACAATTTTGAAGTGCATCAATAACTATGAAGCTTGGTCAGGCCAGAAATGCAGCCTCTCCAAATCTAGTGTGCTATTCTCGAAAAACACCTTACCTTCTGTTAAACAGAATATTAGTAGAATGCTGAAGGTAAAAAAGTGTCTGGGAAATGAAAAACACCTCGGGATCCCCTTAGtcttcaaaagaaaaaatagagaagaatTCAAGTTTCTGAGAGATAAGATCCTTCAAAGAATCGAAGGTTAGAAATCCAGGTTGCTTTCTCTAGCGAGCCGCACCACTTTGGTTAAATCTGTTGCCTCTTCTATCCCCATCTACACCATGTCCACTTGCAGAATCCCCCTTGGGACTTGCAGAGAGTTAGATAGCCTAATCAGAAAGTTCTGGTGGACAGGGGGAAATGACAAGCAACGGTATATGGCTTTGACTAGTTGGGATAAACTTTGCCACCCTCTAGTTAATGGTGGGTTGGGTTTCAGGAGACTAGAAGACATCAACAAGGCTCTTTTGGCAAAATTGGCTTGGAAATTCGCTTCGGGGCGTGACACACCCTGGATCAAGTGTTTCAACGCTAAATACTGCCGGCGAAATTCCTTCTGGGACACTGAGTCCAAAGGGAATGACTCTAGCGTCTGGAAAGGGATCCTCCTTTCTAGAAGCATCTTGCGTTTAGGTAGCTTAACTCTCGTTGGTAGAGGCGTCTCAATCGACATATGGAAGCAACCTTGGATCCCTTGGTTGGATTATGATGAGTTCTTGACTCTCATGAGAAATTTTCGATCTCGATTTCCTTTGTTAAAGATAGTGGGCGACTTATCCAATTCGGATGGGGGGTGGAATCGTTCTCTTGTCTCCAAAGTGTTTGGTTCCGATATGGGCAACAAAATTTGCAACATCACAAGACTACCTACGAATGGGCCTGATACTCTTGTCTGGAAACCCACTAAAGACGGCAGCTTCTCTGTGAAAGAAGCTTACAGAGCACTCAATCCGAACCAAGGTAATGACTACAACCCGAAATTTTGGAATTTAATTTGGAACAAAGACATCCACACTCGCCATTCTATCATGATCTGGAGGGCTCTAACAGGGTGTCTCCCAACCAAAGACAAATTGCCTTTTGTTATTGATAAAATGTGCCCTTTGTGTGATTCGGCTCTTGAAGAGTCTACTCATTTATTTTGGGACTGTCCTTTTACTAGTGCCTTGTGGTTTGGAGGCCCTTTCCCTATGAACCTTGCCAACTTCATAGACTCTTCTCTGGCTGATAGAGTGGCTGCGGCTGCTCTTGTTATCCCCGCAGAGCTCTTGGTCCAATTCTTTATCTTTCTGGGATGCCTTTTGGAGAGCGTTTGGAAATCAAGAAATGAAGCTATTTTCAAAGGTCAAGTTATCAAATTGAGATTACTAGAAAAATTTTGCTCTCTAGATTTGAGGAATCAATCCTTATGAGTAATCTAGATGAGTATCATGCCCCCGTAACTCACTCGGCTCCTCATAGAAACTCCTCAGCATGCCTAAATACTTCTCTCATCTGTATGGTGGACGCCTCCTGGAAAGAAGGGACTGCAGGCTTAGCGGTTGTTCTTCTTGATCGGTTGAATGACTCTTGGAAGTGGTATGCcaaaagtataaaatctgcctcAGCTGTGGAAGCAGAATTACAGGCCATCTCGTGGGCCATGAAGCTTGGTAAGGAGATGGGGCAAGACTCAGTGACTATACTGCCTGATGCTCAGCTGCTAGTGAACGCCTTAGATCACAGACGCTGCCCTCCGCTATGGGATATTCGTGCTTTGGCTCTCTCGGTTCTCAATGATTGTAATAGTTTTAGTTTTTGTCATTTCTGCTATATCCCTAGATTAAACAATGCTACTGTTGACTTTATTGCCAAGAAGGCTAGAACATATATTAGATGTTCAAATGGCCATTGTATTAGGGAGGGGTCCCCTGTTGTGATTCCCAATTTTCTCTTTCAATGAACTCTCTTGTgttcttccaaaaaaaaaaaaattaaaaaatgttgtgactaattaaaaatcactattcctatattgtgactaaatgtattagtcacaaaaatcacatttttttgtgactaaatatgtttttaattataatacttgttatgactaaaactaaatttgtGACAACTTGTATCAAAATACTATgatttagtcacaagtaatttttttttgtaagtaaaaaaattacatttagtcacaaaaaatttatcttGTAACTAAAAAGTTGTtactaaatgtaaatttttttttatagtgtatAGATATTTATTGTCACAGATATTTATTGTTACCTTTTCATGAGAAAATTCTCTCAAGACTCATGTTTGACATTCGCATTATGAAAAGTTAACAGTCTTTTTCAGAAATTGAGTTTGAATCATGTAAATTTTTAttgattcaattattttttagatttatcctatttctttttaatgtttctTTGATTATGTTCTTGAGACTTGAGAGTGTTACATTGAACACTATAGGCCCCTTTAAGCAGGGTAAATCAATTCTTGTCCTATTTTGGAAGCACCACCTATTTTTATAACACTATTCTAGAACCAACATTTCTAATTTCAAATGTCTAAGAATTTGTTTGCCCCAATTTGTTAAGGTTGAGACTCACATGCAATAACAATTATAACCACACTGAAATCCAATATCAAATATGTGGAAAATGGTTATTACTAAAATCCAAATGGCAATAAGAAACCTGATCAACAACTAATTGGAAATTTGCTTTAGTTGTCTCTAGATGTCTCAAACATGTTTCTTTCATACTCACTAATTAGCCAAAGAGGCTTATCTTCAAGAAGAATTttcagttttattattttacttaatgGTGGTTAGCTCTTGCCTCAAGCCATTCATATTTATTAGAAGTGGTAGGACATTATGTTATCTTTATATAGATAGAGTTAGACCATTTACATGTGAAATATTATTCTTGATACTAAGATAGACACACAAAACCATGTGAACTCTCTCAACTCAAGCTAGTGTGTCCCTCTTTTTCAACAAATCACAATGATTATCTCAAATAACCTTTCaattataactatatatatatatatatatcaaaacaatCAAAGCTGAGAAGAGAAGCTAAAGAAGGGGTTTGGTGTTCCTATTTCCTACTGTTGGAACAGTCTTCATTCcaaaattttaccaaaactaCTCTGTTTGAAATTGAAAAGTGTGTCATTACTAATTATAATGTTGTTTGGTTGCTAAGTCTCAATGAGAAAAGACTATTTATGAAGCTTGATTTTCAGACATCCTTAATTCAAGGTGAACAACTGTCCAACACACTCAAGAAAAGAGGTCAGACTGTAATTTATTCTCATCATGTTGGAGTCAAACTGGATACTTATGGAGGCAGTTTCTTTCTctgaatatatttatataatcacAGTTTTATATGCCACACAAAATTATGAGCTAATAAGGTTAGATGAGAATACTACCTAGTTCATGTAATTCATGTCAAGTCAACCAAAGTGTTGATTTTCGAGTACTTGAAATCTGATTTATATTCTAATTAGTATGTCAAAAAAATACTTTACTAATATCATGATGATTAATTTCCTTAAATTTtgattaagaattttattattatattattttatacattTGGGTTTTCCCTTTCTAATAAATAGcttcaataatatttatatgaaaattattttaagaaaatgttaaaatatttatttcataTGTTTATAATCTGCTCAATTCTAAACTTATAGTAACCCCCAAAGAAAAACCTCAAGAATTTTCATAGTCCTAATAATTAATACTTATTGAATAAATAGTGTAAATTTattcattataaaaaaaataaaaataaaaataaaaaaagtgttTTTTTAAGAGAATTTTTTTGCAGACAATTGACTCACTGTTTGAGACGACATGAAATCGTGTATTGATTTTTAATGCCTAATCTGTTTTTCATTTTCTGATTCTAACTTCTCCCAatcagaacatatatatatatatataattacaactTCTTGGTGTAAAAGGAGGATGAAGCTAATACAATCGAACCTGGTTCGTCGTCTTTATAGTTTAATACATTCTCAATCATACCGTACGATTCGTTTCGACGGAGCTAAGCCGCGGCCCCAACCAGAAAGACGTCGGCCATCTTCGTCTAAGATTCGCAATCCCACGCCTTTTGTGTCCGATGTTAAACAAGTAAACGACCCAGATGAAGCTTTGTCTCTGTTCCATGAGTACACCCAAATGGGTTTCAAACACGAGTACTCTTCCTACTCTGCTCTAATTTATAAGCTGGCTCGTTTTGGGAACTTC
This Cannabis sativa cultivar Pink pepper isolate KNU-18-1 chromosome 6, ASM2916894v1, whole genome shotgun sequence DNA region includes the following protein-coding sequences:
- the LOC115695620 gene encoding uncharacterized protein LOC115695620; protein product: MHHSLGVNSIISSRFPMSMVQLRHVVSKRDRWKRRKPMTPITSKLKKIKMKPFSSYKSRFRTMNDGNIRRWREGKRHNAHLKGCSSSGN